In a genomic window of Bradyrhizobium ontarionense:
- a CDS encoding 2Fe-2S iron-sulfur cluster-binding protein: MTTITFIHPDNRNQAVEAEDGASVMLAALTHGIDGIVAECGGNAVCATCHVYVDEAWTAKLDPVSDDEDALLDGTAAERLPNSRLSCQIKVQPAVAGLVVRIPDRQS; encoded by the coding sequence ATGACGACGATCACCTTCATCCATCCCGACAACCGCAACCAGGCCGTGGAGGCCGAGGACGGCGCCAGCGTCATGCTGGCCGCGCTCACCCACGGCATCGATGGCATCGTCGCCGAGTGCGGCGGCAATGCCGTCTGCGCCACCTGCCATGTCTATGTCGACGAGGCCTGGACCGCGAAGCTTGATCCCGTTTCCGACGACGAGGACGCGCTGCTCGACGGCACCGCCGCCGAGCGGCTGCCGAACAGCCGGCTGTCCTGCCAGATCAAGGTGCAGCCGGCGGTCGCCGGACTCGTGGTCCGCATTCCGGACCGGCAGAGCTAA
- a CDS encoding ABC transporter substrate-binding protein, with protein MKQLNRCALALVASLGMAATAAHAEISDNVVRVGVLNDISGIFQDTNGMGSVEAARMAAEDFNGEAKGIKVEIVYADHQNKADVGSAITRKWLDVDKVDAVVDVPNSAVGLTVNELLRNSRMAFLASSTASSDLTGKACSPNTIQWVNDAWATGNTTAAAMMGRGGKDWYFITVNYALGQGIEAEATNYIEKHGGKVLGSAKHPLGTADFASFLLQAQGSKAKVIGLANAGGDTINAVKQASEFGIQQGGQSLVAFLLFINDIHGMGLKAAQGLQLLEAFYWDMDDDTRAFARRFAARPGMNGKMPSGNQAGVYASTLAYLNAVAATGSDDAKDVVPQMKTVKGKDRLFGDVTIRADGRVIHPMYLFEVKKPDEAKYPYDYYRLVSTIPAEQAFRPIADGGCALVK; from the coding sequence ATGAAGCAGCTCAATAGGTGCGCGCTCGCGCTGGTCGCGTCGCTCGGAATGGCGGCGACGGCGGCGCACGCGGAGATCTCTGACAACGTCGTGCGCGTCGGCGTGCTCAACGACATCTCCGGCATCTTCCAGGACACCAACGGCATGGGCTCGGTCGAGGCCGCGCGCATGGCTGCGGAGGATTTCAACGGCGAGGCTAAGGGCATCAAGGTCGAGATCGTCTATGCAGACCATCAGAACAAGGCCGATGTCGGCTCGGCGATCACGCGCAAATGGCTCGATGTCGACAAGGTCGACGCCGTGGTCGACGTCCCCAATTCGGCGGTCGGCCTCACCGTCAACGAGCTGCTGCGCAACAGCCGCATGGCTTTCCTGGCGTCGTCGACCGCGAGCTCCGATCTCACCGGCAAGGCGTGCTCGCCGAACACCATCCAGTGGGTCAACGACGCCTGGGCCACCGGCAACACGACGGCGGCCGCAATGATGGGGCGCGGCGGCAAGGACTGGTACTTCATCACGGTGAACTACGCGCTCGGCCAGGGCATCGAGGCGGAAGCCACCAACTACATCGAGAAGCATGGCGGCAAGGTGCTGGGATCGGCCAAGCATCCGCTCGGCACGGCAGACTTCGCCTCGTTCCTGCTGCAGGCGCAGGGCTCGAAGGCCAAGGTGATCGGGCTTGCGAATGCCGGCGGCGACACGATCAACGCGGTCAAGCAGGCGTCCGAGTTCGGCATCCAGCAGGGCGGGCAGTCGCTGGTCGCCTTCCTGCTGTTCATCAACGACATCCACGGCATGGGCCTGAAGGCGGCGCAGGGCCTGCAGCTGCTCGAAGCGTTCTACTGGGACATGGACGACGACACCCGCGCGTTCGCCAGGCGCTTCGCGGCGCGTCCCGGCATGAACGGCAAGATGCCGAGCGGCAACCAGGCCGGCGTCTATGCCTCCACGCTCGCCTATCTCAACGCGGTGGCGGCCACCGGCAGCGATGACGCCAAGGACGTCGTCCCGCAGATGAAGACGGTCAAGGGCAAGGACAGGCTGTTCGGCGACGTGACCATCCGCGCCGACGGCCGCGTGATCCATCCGATGTATCTGTTCGAGGTCAAGAAGCCGGACGAGGCGAAATATCCTTACGACTACTATCGTCTGGTCTCGACGATCCCGGCGGAGCAGGCGTTCCGGCCGATCGCCGATGGTGGGTGTGCGCTCGTCAAGTAG
- a CDS encoding ABC transporter substrate-binding protein, giving the protein MKTSFWLAGAAALLFANAASAGDTIKIGFVSTFSGPTAVIGNDMRNSFELALDHLGRKIDGKPVEVIYEDDQQKPDVGKQKTEKLVQSDKVDFIVGYIWSNVLLASLKTAVDSQTFLISANAGPSQLAGELCSPYVFSTSWQNDQTPAAMGLYMNQKGVKSVFLIGPNYAAGKDMLAGVKSTFKGQVIGEEYTVWPSQLDFSAELSKARASGAESIFVFYPGAAGVQFLNQYTQAGLKEKMPLYTAFTVDELALPLQKDNAIGVPGAQEWVNDLPNEQNKTFVADYRKKYTGLRPTYYGAQAYDAAQLINSAVVAVKGDTSKKDAMKAEMEKANFKSLRGGFKFGNNHIPIQNFYLQDVVKDAEGQLSLKTVATIVENDQDRFHDKCPMK; this is encoded by the coding sequence ATGAAGACGAGCTTCTGGCTGGCAGGCGCCGCCGCACTTTTGTTCGCGAACGCGGCCAGTGCCGGCGACACCATCAAGATCGGCTTCGTCTCGACGTTCAGCGGTCCGACCGCGGTGATCGGCAACGACATGCGCAATTCGTTCGAGCTCGCGCTCGACCATCTCGGCCGCAAGATCGATGGCAAGCCCGTCGAAGTGATCTATGAGGACGACCAGCAGAAGCCTGATGTCGGCAAGCAGAAGACCGAGAAGCTGGTTCAGTCCGACAAGGTCGACTTCATCGTCGGCTACATCTGGTCGAACGTGCTGCTGGCGTCGCTGAAGACCGCGGTGGATTCGCAGACCTTCCTGATCTCGGCCAATGCCGGCCCGTCGCAGCTCGCCGGCGAATTGTGCTCGCCCTACGTGTTCTCGACCTCCTGGCAGAACGACCAGACGCCCGCCGCGATGGGCCTCTACATGAACCAGAAGGGCGTCAAGTCGGTGTTCCTGATCGGCCCGAACTATGCGGCCGGCAAGGACATGCTGGCCGGCGTCAAGAGCACCTTCAAGGGCCAGGTGATCGGCGAGGAATACACGGTGTGGCCGAGCCAGCTCGACTTCTCGGCCGAGCTCTCCAAGGCGCGCGCCTCCGGTGCCGAATCCATCTTCGTGTTCTATCCGGGTGCGGCCGGCGTGCAGTTCCTCAATCAATACACGCAGGCCGGCCTCAAGGAGAAGATGCCGCTCTATACCGCCTTCACGGTCGACGAATTGGCGCTGCCGCTGCAGAAGGACAATGCGATCGGCGTGCCCGGCGCGCAGGAATGGGTCAACGACCTGCCGAACGAGCAGAACAAGACGTTCGTCGCGGACTACCGCAAGAAGTACACCGGTCTGCGTCCGACCTATTACGGCGCCCAGGCCTACGACGCGGCGCAGCTGATCAATAGCGCCGTGGTTGCGGTCAAGGGCGACACGTCCAAGAAGGACGCGATGAAGGCCGAGATGGAGAAGGCCAACTTCAAGTCGCTGCGCGGCGGGTTCAAGTTCGGCAACAACCACATCCCGATCCAGAATTTCTACCTGCAGGACGTGGTGAAGGATGCCGAGGGCCAGCTTTCGCTGAAGACCGTCGCGACCATCGTCGAGAACGACCAGGACCGCTTTCACGACAAGTGTCCGATGAAATAG
- a CDS encoding branched-chain amino acid ABC transporter permease, with protein MLLVVEQFLNGLQFGLLLFLLAAGLTLVFGIMDLVNLAHGSLYMMGAYFAATFVAWTGSFVLGAILALGATLLLGIVLEFTALRHLYGRDHLDHVLATFGLILFFNEAVRLIWGPAGLALPLPSWLAFPVTILPGIQYPAYRLAIIVVALLVALLLYLGVMRTRIGMLIRAGASNREMIGALGINIKLLYTLVFGLGAALAGLAGLMQAPILTVQIGMGENILILAFVVIVIGGIGSIRGAFIAAIMIGLIDTMGRAFLPNLLRQVLNSAAASTAAPALSSMLIYLLMAIVLVARPEGLFPANRR; from the coding sequence ATGCTTCTCGTCGTCGAACAATTCCTGAACGGGCTGCAGTTCGGACTGCTGCTGTTTCTGCTGGCTGCCGGCCTGACGCTGGTTTTCGGCATCATGGACCTCGTGAACCTCGCCCATGGCTCCCTCTATATGATGGGCGCCTATTTCGCGGCGACCTTCGTGGCCTGGACCGGCAGCTTCGTGCTCGGCGCCATCCTGGCGCTGGGTGCCACGCTTCTGCTCGGCATCGTGCTCGAATTTACGGCACTGCGGCACCTCTATGGCCGCGACCATCTCGATCATGTGCTGGCGACCTTCGGCCTGATCCTGTTCTTCAACGAAGCCGTCAGGTTGATCTGGGGCCCCGCCGGCCTCGCGTTGCCGCTGCCGTCCTGGCTCGCCTTCCCGGTGACGATCCTGCCCGGCATCCAATATCCGGCCTATCGGCTCGCCATCATCGTGGTGGCGCTGCTGGTTGCGCTGCTGCTCTATCTCGGCGTGATGCGCACCCGCATCGGGATGCTGATCCGCGCCGGCGCCTCCAACCGCGAAATGATCGGCGCGCTCGGCATCAACATCAAGCTGCTCTACACGCTGGTGTTCGGGCTTGGCGCCGCGCTCGCCGGCCTCGCCGGGCTGATGCAGGCGCCGATCCTCACCGTGCAGATCGGCATGGGCGAGAACATTCTCATCCTCGCCTTCGTCGTGATCGTGATCGGCGGCATCGGCTCGATCCGCGGCGCCTTCATCGCTGCGATCATGATCGGCCTGATCGACACGATGGGGCGCGCCTTCCTGCCCAACCTGCTGCGCCAGGTCTTGAATTCGGCCGCGGCCTCGACGGCGGCGCCGGCGCTGTCGTCGATGCTGATCTATCTCCTGATGGCGATCGTGCTGGTGGCGCGGCCTGAAGGCTTGTTTCCGGCCAATCGCAGATGA
- a CDS encoding branched-chain amino acid ABC transporter permease: MKSSLTVQNIVAAAVVAGLVLLPVYSNLSGNIFILTLFTRIVILALSAVSLNLIMGYGGMMSFGHAAYLGIGGYAVGILAQEGIGSGYAQFAVAIAVSALYALVIGALSLRTRGVYFIMITLAFAQMAYYVASGLARYGGDDGLTVYKRSDFGSLINLGNRVQFYYLCLGCLLAVVVLIWRIVNSRFGLVLQGLRSNEQRMQAIGFPSKRYKLACFVIAGMLCGLSGALLANNTDFVSPAVMYWTRSGDLMVMVILGGMGTLLGPVVGSVAFLVLEEVLSQITEYWAIIMGPLLLLVVLFGRGGIMGMLGRLNRG, from the coding sequence ATGAAATCCTCGCTCACTGTCCAGAACATCGTCGCGGCCGCGGTCGTTGCCGGTCTCGTGCTGCTGCCGGTCTATTCGAACCTCAGCGGCAACATCTTCATCCTGACGCTGTTCACCCGCATCGTGATCCTGGCGCTATCAGCGGTCAGCCTGAACCTGATCATGGGCTACGGCGGCATGATGAGCTTCGGCCATGCCGCCTATCTCGGCATCGGCGGCTATGCCGTCGGCATCCTGGCGCAAGAGGGGATAGGCTCCGGCTATGCCCAGTTCGCCGTCGCCATTGCGGTCTCCGCGCTTTACGCGCTGGTGATCGGCGCGCTGAGCTTGCGCACCCGCGGCGTCTATTTCATCATGATCACGCTCGCGTTCGCGCAGATGGCCTATTACGTCGCCTCGGGCCTCGCCCGCTACGGCGGCGACGATGGCCTCACGGTCTATAAGCGCAGCGATTTCGGCAGCCTGATCAATCTCGGCAACCGCGTGCAGTTCTACTATCTCTGCCTTGGCTGCCTGCTTGCCGTCGTGGTGCTGATCTGGCGCATCGTCAATTCGCGCTTCGGCCTGGTGCTGCAGGGCCTGCGCTCCAACGAGCAGCGCATGCAGGCGATCGGCTTCCCGTCCAAGCGCTACAAGCTCGCCTGTTTCGTCATCGCCGGCATGCTGTGCGGGCTCTCCGGCGCGCTGCTCGCCAACAACACCGATTTTGTCAGCCCGGCCGTCATGTACTGGACCCGCTCCGGCGATCTCATGGTGATGGTGATCCTGGGCGGCATGGGCACCTTGCTCGGCCCCGTCGTCGGCTCGGTGGCGTTCCTGGTGCTGGAAGAGGTGCTGTCGCAGATCACCGAATACTGGGCGATCATCATGGGGCCGCTGCTGCTCCTGGTCGTGCTGTTCGGCCGAGGCGGCATCATGGGCATGCTCGGGAGGTTGAATCGTGGCTGA
- a CDS encoding ABC transporter ATP-binding protein: MAEPLLRVDNLVRRFGGIVATDHVCLDVAKGEIHAIIGPNGAGKTTLISQLTGHLAPHSGRIFLGGRDISHFPAYKRSALGLARSFQITSLLTDFTAADNVALAAQAHDGRHSFRFLANARKEKALRNAAHAALDRVGLRHRADVPVLKLSHGEQRELELAVALATKPQLLLLDEPMAGLGVTESQRMVKLLLELRREVSIVLVEHDMEAVFALADRISVLVYGRIIASGVPDEIRQNEEVKRAYLGDQHVVVGHG; the protein is encoded by the coding sequence GTGGCTGAACCTCTGCTTCGCGTCGACAATCTGGTGCGCCGGTTCGGCGGCATCGTTGCGACCGATCACGTCTGCCTCGACGTCGCCAAGGGCGAGATCCACGCCATCATCGGGCCGAACGGCGCCGGAAAGACCACGCTGATCAGCCAGCTCACCGGCCATCTCGCCCCGCATTCGGGGCGCATCTTCCTAGGCGGGCGCGACATCTCGCATTTCCCGGCCTACAAACGCAGCGCGCTCGGGCTGGCACGCTCGTTCCAGATCACCTCGCTGCTGACCGACTTCACCGCGGCCGACAACGTCGCGCTCGCGGCGCAGGCGCATGACGGCAGGCATTCGTTCCGCTTCTTGGCCAATGCGCGCAAGGAGAAGGCGCTGCGCAACGCCGCCCACGCGGCGCTCGATCGCGTCGGTCTTCGTCATCGTGCCGACGTGCCTGTGTTGAAGCTCAGCCATGGCGAGCAGCGCGAGCTCGAATTGGCGGTGGCGCTCGCGACCAAGCCGCAGCTCCTGCTGCTGGATGAGCCGATGGCGGGCCTCGGCGTCACCGAATCCCAGCGCATGGTGAAGCTGTTGTTGGAGCTGCGCCGCGAGGTGTCGATCGTGCTGGTCGAGCACGACATGGAAGCGGTGTTCGCGCTGGCCGACCGCATTTCGGTGCTGGTCTATGGCCGCATCATCGCCTCGGGCGTGCCGGACGAGATCCGGCAGAACGAGGAGGTCAAGCGCGCCTATCTCGGCGATCAGCATGTGGTGGTCGGCCATGGTTGA
- a CDS encoding ABC transporter ATP-binding protein → MLLAVDGIETCYGLSQVLFGLSLSIRPGEMVSLMGRNGMGKTTTIRSIMGLTQARAGTIRFSGQETRRLPSYRIAQLGIGLVPEGRQIFPNLTVTENLVAASTNRLGASDPWTLAKIHALFPRLAERGGNMGNQLSGGEQQMLAIGRALMTNPKLLILDEATEGLAPLIREEIWNCLSLLKSRGQSILVIDKNVGHLTRICDRHYIIERGRTVWSGTSVQLMAEPELQHRYLGI, encoded by the coding sequence ATGCTGCTCGCCGTCGACGGCATCGAGACCTGTTACGGTCTCAGTCAGGTCCTGTTCGGCTTGTCCTTGTCGATTCGCCCCGGCGAGATGGTCTCGCTGATGGGCCGCAACGGCATGGGCAAGACCACCACGATCCGCTCGATCATGGGCCTGACCCAGGCGCGCGCCGGCACGATCCGCTTCAGCGGACAGGAGACGCGACGGCTGCCGTCCTACAGGATCGCTCAGCTCGGCATCGGTCTGGTGCCGGAGGGTCGGCAGATCTTCCCCAATCTGACGGTGACCGAAAATCTGGTGGCGGCCTCCACCAACCGGCTCGGAGCTTCCGATCCCTGGACGCTCGCCAAGATCCACGCGCTGTTTCCGCGGCTGGCCGAGCGTGGCGGCAACATGGGCAATCAGCTCTCCGGCGGCGAGCAGCAGATGCTGGCGATCGGCCGTGCGCTGATGACGAATCCGAAGCTGCTGATCCTCGACGAAGCCACGGAAGGCTTGGCGCCCTTGATTCGCGAGGAGATCTGGAATTGCCTGTCGCTGCTCAAGTCGCGCGGGCAGTCGATCCTCGTCATCGACAAGAACGTCGGACATCTGACCCGCATCTGCGATCGCCACTACATTATCGAGCGCGGCCGCACCGTGTGGAGCGGCACGTCGGTCCAGCTCATGGCCGAGCCCGAGCTGCAGCATCGCTATCTCGGTATTTGA
- a CDS encoding IS4 family transposase, which yields MRHHNTVFHALQKLVPWRDFDRLVETHRANKRVRRLSTQNQFLALLYGQLARAESLRAIEASFESHAARLYHVGAKEVSRSTLADANARRPYEVFTGLLAEMMKSCERKLAGEVADAVYLIDSTRFSLNSLSADWAKFSRGINCFKLHIVYNPDTENPTSAELTAGNVNDITMAKSLPIRLGATYVFDLGYYDYGWWAELNKQGCRLVTRLKANTKLRNVTENKIPKDSSVLSDRVGLLPARLAASRKNPFQDPVREIRISTETGKILRIVTNDLDASADEIADLYKRRWQIELFFRWVKHTLKIRHFLGTSENAIRIQIAVALIAHLLLRATHKLQNSVKSLQTFTGLITQNLMHRKRIDRLLDRPPPARQDDRQLSLSIC from the coding sequence ATGCGCCACCACAATACTGTATTTCACGCGCTGCAGAAGCTTGTTCCGTGGAGGGATTTCGACCGGCTTGTGGAAACACATCGGGCGAACAAGCGCGTGCGCCGGCTCAGTACCCAGAACCAGTTTCTCGCTCTGCTTTATGGCCAACTGGCTCGCGCGGAGAGCCTGCGTGCCATTGAAGCGTCCTTCGAGAGCCACGCAGCGCGGCTCTATCACGTTGGCGCAAAGGAGGTTTCGCGTTCCACGCTGGCTGATGCCAATGCTCGGCGGCCCTATGAGGTCTTCACCGGGCTTCTGGCCGAGATGATGAAAAGCTGTGAACGGAAGCTGGCAGGTGAAGTCGCGGATGCGGTCTATCTGATCGATTCGACCAGATTTTCCCTGAACTCGCTCAGTGCCGACTGGGCCAAGTTCAGCCGCGGCATCAACTGCTTCAAGCTGCACATCGTCTATAATCCAGATACCGAGAATCCAACCTCGGCTGAGTTGACCGCGGGAAACGTCAACGACATCACCATGGCGAAGTCTCTTCCGATCCGCCTAGGCGCCACCTACGTCTTCGATCTTGGTTACTATGATTACGGCTGGTGGGCCGAGCTCAACAAGCAAGGGTGTCGTCTCGTTACCCGTCTCAAAGCCAATACCAAGCTCAGAAATGTGACCGAGAACAAGATCCCGAAAGACTCTTCCGTCCTGTCTGACCGTGTCGGCCTCCTGCCTGCGAGGCTCGCAGCGTCCCGAAAGAACCCGTTCCAGGATCCTGTCAGAGAGATCAGGATCTCTACGGAAACCGGAAAAATCCTGCGCATCGTCACCAATGATCTCGATGCATCGGCCGATGAAATCGCCGATCTCTATAAGCGCCGTTGGCAGATCGAGCTGTTCTTTCGCTGGGTCAAACATACGCTGAAGATCCGCCACTTTCTCGGAACCTCCGAGAACGCCATTCGCATCCAGATCGCCGTGGCGCTGATCGCTCATCTGTTGCTGCGCGCGACCCATAAGCTGCAAAACAGCGTCAAGAGCCTGCAGACGTTTACAGGTCTGATCACGCAAAACCTCATGCATCGCAAGCGGATCGATCGACTACTCGATCGGCCCCCGCCAGCCAGGCAAGATGACCGCCAGTTGAGCCTAAGTATATGCTAA
- a CDS encoding transporter yields MDYSPGRSLFALLSKVEQMRARHLGIEAPNKAASRKRGFWSAESDVETVLCLAFMLIVGIIVKLTPP; encoded by the coding sequence GTGGACTATTCTCCAGGTAGAAGTTTGTTTGCCCTTTTATCAAAGGTTGAGCAAATGCGTGCGCGTCACCTTGGAATCGAAGCGCCGAACAAAGCCGCCTCCCGCAAACGTGGATTCTGGTCGGCGGAGTCAGACGTCGAGACCGTGCTGTGCCTTGCCTTCATGCTGATCGTCGGGATCATCGTGAAGCTGACGCCACCCTGA
- a CDS encoding putative urea ABC transporter substrate-binding protein — protein MGKARNLFVALIAATTLASTSLSPAFAEKKKEFNIAWTIYVGWMPWPYAAESGIVKKWADKYGISIKVTQINDYVESINQYTAGKFDGVTVTNMDALTIPAAGGVDTSAIIMGDYSNGNDGVVLKKGKTLADIKGQKVNLVELSVSHYLLARGLETVKLSEKNIKTVNTSDADIVAAAKSPDTTAVVTWNPQLLEVKAEPGASLVFDSSKIPGEIEDLLVVNSATLKDNPELGKALTGIWYETIALMKDQSEKGKAAREAMAKLSGTDLAGFETQLKTTFMYYEPKDALAFMTGAELPKIMDLVRTFCFDHNLLGEKVKSKDAVGISTPTKALGSASNVKLRFDPTFMKMAAEGKL, from the coding sequence ATGGGAAAAGCGCGAAATCTGTTTGTTGCCTTGATCGCTGCTACGACGCTGGCGAGCACCTCGCTATCGCCCGCCTTCGCTGAGAAGAAGAAGGAATTCAACATCGCCTGGACGATCTATGTCGGCTGGATGCCGTGGCCCTATGCGGCCGAGTCCGGCATCGTCAAGAAGTGGGCCGACAAATACGGCATCTCGATCAAGGTCACCCAGATCAACGACTACGTCGAATCGATCAATCAATACACCGCCGGCAAGTTCGACGGCGTCACCGTCACCAACATGGACGCGCTGACGATCCCCGCCGCCGGCGGCGTCGACACCTCCGCCATCATCATGGGCGACTACTCCAACGGCAATGACGGCGTGGTGCTGAAGAAGGGCAAGACGCTGGCCGACATCAAGGGCCAGAAGGTCAACCTGGTCGAGCTCTCGGTGTCGCACTATCTGCTGGCGCGCGGCCTCGAGACCGTGAAGCTCTCCGAGAAGAACATCAAGACCGTCAACACCTCGGATGCCGACATCGTCGCGGCCGCGAAGTCGCCGGACACGACGGCGGTCGTTACCTGGAACCCGCAGTTGCTGGAAGTGAAGGCGGAGCCGGGCGCGAGCCTGGTGTTCGACTCGAGCAAGATCCCCGGCGAGATCGAGGATCTCCTGGTCGTCAACAGCGCGACGCTCAAGGACAATCCGGAGCTCGGCAAGGCGCTGACCGGCATCTGGTACGAGACCATCGCGCTGATGAAGGACCAAAGCGAGAAGGGCAAGGCCGCGCGCGAGGCGATGGCGAAGCTGTCGGGCACTGATCTGGCGGGCTTCGAGACCCAGCTCAAGACGACGTTCATGTACTACGAGCCGAAGGATGCGCTCGCCTTCATGACCGGTGCCGAGCTGCCGAAGATCATGGATCTCGTGCGCACCTTCTGCTTCGACCACAATCTCCTCGGTGAGAAAGTGAAGTCGAAGGATGCGGTCGGCATCTCGACGCCTACGAAGGCGCTTGGCTCGGCCAGCAATGTGAAGCTGCGCTTCGATCCGACCTTCATGAAGATGGCCGCCGAAGGCAAGCTCTGA
- a CDS encoding ABC transporter permease codes for MPRAMNVVPNRGSRLLLAFLPFLLVALIYVIGSAERRAANPDDKLLPPVSEMVATSKRLAAEPDRRSGDYVLWADTAASLQRLALGLGIAAVVGLVLGLAIGLLPIAGAGFGTLVAVLSMIPPMAVLPVLFIVFGLGELSKVVLIVIGVTPTLVRDLSLEVQAMPREQLIKAQTLGASTWQVAIRVVLPQIMPRLIKCLRLMIGPAFLFLISAEAIASDVGLGYRIFLVRRYLSMDVILPYVAWITLLAYLFDLALVWIGRRAFPWAYDGGAR; via the coding sequence ATGCCGCGTGCAATGAACGTCGTTCCGAACCGGGGCAGCCGGCTGCTGCTGGCCTTCCTTCCGTTCCTGCTCGTCGCCCTCATCTACGTGATCGGCTCCGCCGAGCGGCGGGCCGCCAATCCCGACGACAAGCTGCTGCCGCCGGTGTCGGAGATGGTCGCGACCTCGAAGCGGCTCGCGGCCGAGCCGGATCGCCGCTCCGGCGACTACGTGCTGTGGGCCGATACGGCAGCGAGCCTGCAGCGCCTGGCGCTCGGGCTCGGCATTGCGGCCGTCGTCGGTCTCGTGCTCGGCCTTGCCATTGGCCTATTGCCGATCGCCGGCGCCGGCTTCGGCACCCTGGTCGCGGTGCTGTCGATGATCCCGCCGATGGCGGTTCTGCCGGTCCTGTTTATCGTGTTCGGGCTCGGCGAGCTGTCCAAGGTGGTGCTGATCGTCATCGGCGTCACGCCAACGCTGGTGCGCGATCTCTCGCTCGAGGTGCAGGCCATGCCCCGTGAGCAGCTGATCAAGGCGCAGACGCTCGGCGCCTCGACCTGGCAGGTCGCGATCCGTGTCGTACTGCCGCAGATCATGCCGCGCCTGATCAAGTGCCTACGGCTGATGATCGGCCCGGCGTTCCTGTTCCTGATCTCGGCGGAGGCCATCGCCTCCGATGTCGGGCTCGGCTACCGCATCTTCCTGGTCAGGCGCTATCTGTCGATGGATGTGATCCTGCCCTATGTCGCCTGGATCACGCTGCTCGCCTATCTGTTCGACCTTGCCTTGGTGTGGATCGGCCGGCGCGCGTTCCCCTGGGCATATGACGGGGGAGCGCGCTGA
- a CDS encoding ABC transporter ATP-binding protein — protein MSTLSFRNVWVEYGNQVVLERINLEISSGTFLSIVGPSGAGKSTFLRLILGQEKPSQGAVLLDGQPFPAEPGPDRGIVFQRYSVFPHLTVLGNVLLGYELAASPFTARLFGTARKAAVEKSRALIEAVGLGPHCDKYPSALSGGMQQRLAIAQALAKQPRVLLLDEPFGALDPGTRAQMHALIKPLWREHKMTIVMVTHDIKEAFGLATRLIALDRPRKDPQAPERFGARITYDLDLTRDSAVPVLGFIRASLQAAQ, from the coding sequence ATGAGCACGCTGTCGTTCCGCAACGTCTGGGTCGAATACGGCAACCAGGTCGTGCTCGAACGCATCAATCTCGAGATATCATCGGGGACGTTCCTGTCGATCGTCGGACCCTCGGGCGCCGGCAAGAGCACCTTCCTGCGCCTGATCCTCGGCCAGGAGAAGCCGAGCCAGGGTGCCGTGCTGCTCGACGGCCAGCCGTTCCCGGCCGAGCCGGGGCCAGACCGCGGCATCGTGTTTCAGCGCTACTCGGTGTTCCCGCATCTCACCGTGCTCGGCAACGTGCTGCTGGGCTATGAGCTCGCGGCCAGCCCGTTTACCGCGCGGCTGTTCGGCACCGCGCGCAAGGCGGCGGTGGAGAAGAGCCGTGCGCTGATCGAAGCCGTCGGCCTTGGGCCGCACTGTGACAAATATCCGAGCGCGCTGTCCGGCGGCATGCAGCAGCGGCTGGCGATCGCGCAGGCGCTGGCGAAGCAGCCCCGCGTGCTGTTGCTCGACGAGCCGTTCGGCGCGCTCGATCCCGGCACCCGCGCCCAGATGCACGCGCTGATCAAGCCGCTGTGGCGCGAGCACAAGATGACCATCGTGATGGTCACCCACGACATCAAGGAGGCGTTCGGCCTCGCCACGCGGCTGATCGCGCTCGACCGGCCGCGCAAGGATCCGCAGGCGCCGGAGCGGTTCGGCGCGCGCATTACTTATGATCTCGATCTCACCCGCGATAGCGCGGTGCCCGTGCTCGGATTCATCCGTGCCAGCCTGCAGGCGGCGCAATAA